One window of Mucilaginibacter inviolabilis genomic DNA carries:
- a CDS encoding SIR2 family NAD-dependent protein deacylase yields the protein MKKLVVLTGAGISAESGLKTFRDSDGLWEGYNIEDVATPQAWQRNPAMVQQFYNERRKTVLEAEPNAAHYALAQLEEKYQVTIITQNIDDLHERAGSTHVMHLHGIITRSQSSIDPELTYPIDGWEIRMDEVCELGSPLRAHVVWFGEDVPMIGPAAHICANADIFILVGSSLAVYPAAGLISYVRPEIPRYIIDPKIPDVSVRGQLIKIQERATVGVPALVDQLLKDQ from the coding sequence ATGAAAAAACTGGTAGTATTAACAGGCGCTGGTATTAGCGCTGAAAGCGGTTTAAAGACCTTCAGAGACAGCGACGGACTGTGGGAGGGTTACAATATAGAAGATGTGGCTACACCGCAGGCATGGCAGCGTAATCCGGCCATGGTACAGCAGTTTTATAATGAACGTCGCAAAACGGTACTGGAAGCCGAACCCAACGCGGCTCATTACGCATTGGCACAGCTCGAAGAAAAATACCAGGTCACCATCATTACTCAAAACATTGATGATCTGCATGAACGTGCAGGTTCAACCCATGTAATGCATCTGCACGGTATTATCACCCGCTCGCAGTCAAGTATCGATCCTGAGCTTACTTATCCTATTGACGGCTGGGAGATCAGAATGGATGAAGTATGCGAATTAGGTTCGCCCTTGCGAGCCCATGTGGTTTGGTTTGGGGAGGATGTACCCATGATAGGTCCAGCGGCGCATATTTGTGCCAATGCGGACATTTTTATACTCGTAGGCTCATCTTTGGCCGTATACCCGGCTGCCGGACTGATCAGTTATGTAAGACCGGAAATCCCAAGGTATATTATCGATCCTAAAATACCGGATGTAAGTGTGCGGGGCCAATTGATCAAAATACAGGAGAGGGCTACAGTGGGCGTTCCCGCATTAGTTGATCAGCTTCTGAAAGATCAGTAG
- a CDS encoding diphthine--ammonia ligase, with protein MQKCIFNWSGGKDSALALYYCLQNPDLEIRYLVTTINDAADRISMHGVRTELLIKQAESIGIPLYQIRLPEMPGMQEYDEVMHRHLTHFKSEGITHAIFGDIFLEDLKAYRDARLGEVRMQGIYPLWKRDTSKLISEFLSLGFGTVIACTQERLERIVGKEISPELIDALPDDVDVCGENGEFHTFTFKGPIFKNAIPYKTGVKIFKEYKAPKNADDSCVSPTDQKRSGFWYCDLISA; from the coding sequence ATGCAAAAGTGTATATTCAATTGGAGCGGGGGGAAGGATAGCGCATTAGCCTTGTACTATTGCCTGCAGAACCCTGATCTGGAGATCAGATATCTGGTTACCACCATCAATGATGCGGCCGACAGGATATCCATGCACGGCGTGCGTACAGAGCTTCTGATCAAACAGGCAGAAAGTATCGGCATCCCGCTATATCAAATCCGTCTGCCCGAGATGCCCGGTATGCAGGAGTACGATGAGGTGATGCATCGCCATCTGACACATTTTAAAAGCGAAGGCATCACCCATGCCATTTTTGGCGATATATTTTTAGAAGACCTGAAAGCTTACCGTGATGCCCGCCTGGGCGAGGTGAGAATGCAAGGGATATACCCATTATGGAAACGTGACACCAGCAAACTGATCAGCGAATTTTTGAGCCTTGGTTTCGGCACTGTTATAGCCTGCACACAGGAACGTTTGGAGCGCATAGTAGGGAAGGAGATCAGTCCCGAGCTGATTGATGCCTTACCCGACGATGTAGACGTTTGCGGTGAGAATGGCGAGTTCCATACCTTCACTTTTAAGGGCCCGATTTTTAAAAATGCTATACCCTACAAAACCGGAGTAAAGATTTTTAAGGAATACAAAGCCCCTAAAAATGCCGATGATTCCTGTGTTTCGCCAACCGATCAAAAACGTTCCGGATTTTGGTATTGTGACCTTATTTCGGCTTAA
- a CDS encoding DUF3291 domain-containing protein: protein MIVSLTIVRYRKLFIPFALLAMAIHRLPMWLQKGCSFYKLLGSGHNGTFDLQPDWQQWGLLACWDSREDFDRFQASSFVANWWKILGHEGWTVLCEPLQSHGKWDGKTPFGNPEAKEHTGPVAVLTRATIRISRLKNFWSHVDEVANLMTGAPGYITSFGIGEAPVYRQATFSIWQSLDDVKNFAYKSREHAEVIKLTRSENWYKEELFARFKILESFGSLHGKDPLGDLGARVIGTKNKDSGSKDFESKDSGNKEQGFKN, encoded by the coding sequence ATGATCGTTAGCCTTACCATTGTCAGATACCGGAAACTTTTTATCCCTTTTGCATTACTGGCCATGGCCATACATCGCCTGCCCATGTGGTTGCAAAAAGGCTGTAGCTTTTATAAGCTACTAGGTTCGGGCCATAATGGCACTTTTGATCTTCAGCCCGATTGGCAGCAATGGGGCCTGCTCGCTTGCTGGGACAGCCGGGAAGATTTCGATCGTTTCCAGGCCAGTTCTTTTGTCGCCAACTGGTGGAAAATATTGGGCCATGAGGGCTGGACAGTACTTTGCGAACCCCTGCAAAGCCATGGCAAATGGGATGGTAAAACACCTTTTGGCAATCCTGAAGCAAAAGAGCATACCGGTCCGGTAGCCGTACTTACCCGCGCCACGATCAGGATAAGCCGGTTAAAAAACTTTTGGTCGCATGTGGATGAGGTAGCTAACCTGATGACTGGTGCGCCGGGTTATATAACTTCGTTTGGTATAGGCGAGGCACCTGTTTACCGCCAGGCTACGTTTTCCATTTGGCAAAGCCTCGATGATGTAAAAAACTTTGCCTACAAAAGCCGCGAGCATGCCGAAGTGATCAAACTTACCCGCAGCGAAAACTGGTACAAAGAAGAACTTTTCGCCCGGTTTAAAATACTGGAAAGTTTTGGATCGCTCCACGGGAAAGATCCGCTTGGGGATCTTGGAGCAAGGGTCATTGGAACAAAGAACAAGGATTCAGGGAGCAAAGATTTTGAGAGCAAGGATTCAGGGAACAAAGAACAAGGATTTAAGAATTGA
- a CDS encoding GAF domain-containing protein gives MAEDLNITTSTNKTEQYTTLIPQIEALLYGEPDLVANLANVAAALKEQFKWFWVGFYLVKNNELVLGPFQGPVACTRIGLGKGVCGAAWQQAKTLVVPDVEAFPGHIACSSLSQSEIVVPVFHDGEVVAVLDVDSELLDQFDETDAQYLEQIVKLLNFA, from the coding sequence ATGGCAGAGGATTTAAACATAACCACATCAACCAATAAAACCGAACAGTATACTACACTTATTCCGCAGATAGAAGCCTTGTTGTATGGCGAGCCCGATTTGGTGGCTAACCTGGCTAATGTGGCCGCGGCTTTAAAGGAGCAATTCAAATGGTTTTGGGTGGGATTTTATCTGGTTAAAAACAATGAGCTGGTTTTAGGTCCGTTCCAGGGCCCTGTGGCTTGCACCCGCATTGGTTTGGGTAAAGGTGTTTGCGGCGCGGCATGGCAACAAGCCAAAACGCTCGTGGTGCCCGATGTAGAAGCTTTTCCTGGGCACATTGCCTGTAGCTCGCTTTCGCAATCAGAAATTGTAGTACCTGTGTTTCATGATGGGGAAGTGGTTGCTGTTTTGGATGTGGACAGTGAATTGCTGGATCAGTTTGATGAAACCGACGCTCAATATCTCGAACAAATTGTAAAGCTGCTGAACTTTGCATGA
- a CDS encoding alpha/beta fold hydrolase, with protein sequence MSRIYLIAGLGADTRVYNNIDLHDHEVIPVDWIEPHQSDTLNTYAQKLIHQYNILPNSVLIGNSLGGMIAVEIAKQIPVKKVILISSIKTNTEAPGYFSFFRTLPVYKIIPGKWFTSMGFMVKPLFGHMSAEDAWLFSDMLKNSSPTFVKWAMGAVLHWKNSVIPPNLFHITGDRDLVFSFKRIPDATVVKGGTHIMIFDKAKEINKLLKNILKK encoded by the coding sequence ATGAGCAGGATTTACCTGATAGCGGGCCTCGGTGCCGATACCCGGGTTTATAACAATATCGACCTGCATGATCACGAGGTGATTCCTGTTGATTGGATAGAACCTCATCAATCAGATACTTTAAACACCTATGCGCAAAAGCTTATCCATCAATACAATATACTACCAAATTCTGTTTTGATAGGTAACTCTTTAGGCGGAATGATTGCTGTGGAGATAGCTAAGCAGATTCCTGTAAAAAAAGTGATCCTGATATCGAGTATTAAAACCAACACCGAAGCGCCCGGGTATTTTAGCTTCTTCCGTACTTTGCCTGTTTATAAAATTATCCCGGGAAAATGGTTCACCTCAATGGGCTTTATGGTCAAGCCTTTATTCGGGCACATGAGCGCCGAAGACGCCTGGTTGTTTAGCGATATGCTGAAAAATTCATCACCCACCTTTGTAAAATGGGCTATGGGAGCTGTATTACATTGGAAAAACAGTGTTATCCCGCCCAATCTTTTTCATATCACCGGCGATAGAGACCTGGTGTTCTCTTTTAAGCGTATTCCCGATGCTACTGTTGTTAAAGGAGGTACCCATATCATGATATTTGATAAGGCCAAAGAGATCAATAAATTACTAAAAAATATCCTCAAAAAATGA
- a CDS encoding DNA-3-methyladenine glycosylase: MKLPEAFYLGTDVVAISKSLLGKYLFTCIDGVTTGGYIVETEAYNGIVDKAAHSYGNRLTPRTQTMFMQGGIAYVYLCYGIHEMFNIVTSTEGHPTAILIRAVRPTEGIEAMQVRRNMPVLKPTITAGPGSVAKALGISRNINAISLQSDTLWLEDRGLNFTDDQITVGSRIGVAYAAEDALLPYRFYVKGDVYVSKPNK; the protein is encoded by the coding sequence ATGAAGTTACCCGAAGCGTTTTACCTGGGTACCGATGTGGTGGCTATCAGCAAAAGTTTATTAGGTAAGTATTTGTTTACCTGTATAGATGGTGTAACTACAGGTGGTTATATTGTTGAAACAGAAGCTTATAATGGTATTGTAGATAAGGCGGCGCACTCTTATGGTAATCGGCTTACGCCACGTACCCAAACCATGTTTATGCAGGGTGGCATTGCTTATGTATACCTGTGTTATGGCATTCACGAAATGTTTAATATCGTAACTTCAACAGAAGGTCACCCTACAGCAATTCTGATCAGGGCGGTGCGTCCGACGGAAGGTATCGAGGCCATGCAGGTGCGGCGTAATATGCCGGTGCTTAAACCAACCATCACTGCCGGTCCGGGTTCTGTGGCTAAAGCTCTGGGAATATCCCGAAACATCAATGCTATCAGTTTGCAAAGCGACACCCTTTGGCTGGAAGATCGCGGACTGAATTTTACCGATGATCAGATAACGGTAGGTTCGCGAATAGGGGTTGCTTATGCTGCAGAAGATGCTTTGTTGCCGTATCGCTTTTATGTGAAAGGCGATGTTTATGTGAGTAAGCCGAATAAGTGA
- a CDS encoding winged helix-turn-helix transcriptional regulator produces the protein MPEFFHDKKLYYTPMEFALNHIGGTWKMPILWRLQYKVLRYGELKKDIPHITHKMLASQLRELESKELIERTVYPVVPPKVEYRITAKGMKAIPLIEHIMLYGYELIKEAGIEYPPKPASSLSEQSEIVDK, from the coding sequence ATGCCAGAGTTTTTTCACGATAAAAAATTGTATTACACGCCGATGGAATTCGCCCTGAATCATATAGGCGGAACTTGGAAAATGCCTATACTTTGGCGATTACAATACAAAGTACTGCGCTATGGCGAACTAAAAAAGGATATCCCTCATATCACCCATAAAATGCTAGCCAGTCAGCTACGCGAACTGGAAAGCAAGGAACTGATAGAGCGTACAGTTTACCCGGTTGTACCGCCAAAGGTAGAGTACCGCATCACCGCCAAGGGCATGAAAGCTATACCGTTGATTGAGCACATCATGCTATATGGCTACGAATTGATCAAAGAAGCCGGGATTGAGTATCCGCCAAAACCAGCTTCTTCGCTTAGTGAACAGTCAGAAATTGTAGATAAATAA
- a CDS encoding carboxymuconolactone decarboxylase family protein: protein MDYNKISKEATIGYLYKSHTSIRQSETDNHLIALAELRVSQINGCAFCCKFHANELREFGFEQNLVDQLPGWRLSSGFNIRQKLVLQWAEAVTLMQKDLQLYRTELEAQFSEKEIVDLTASISLMNALNRLRITLGH, encoded by the coding sequence ATGGATTACAATAAAATTTCAAAGGAAGCAACTATCGGTTATTTGTATAAATCGCACACAAGCATCAGGCAGTCGGAAACCGACAATCATCTGATCGCGCTTGCGGAACTACGGGTTTCGCAGATCAATGGATGCGCTTTTTGCTGTAAATTTCATGCCAATGAACTCCGTGAATTTGGATTTGAGCAAAACCTCGTAGATCAATTGCCGGGGTGGCGATTATCATCCGGATTTAACATCCGGCAAAAACTGGTACTGCAATGGGCAGAGGCGGTTACGCTGATGCAAAAAGATCTGCAGCTGTACAGAACGGAACTGGAAGCTCAATTTTCAGAAAAGGAGATCGTAGACTTAACCGCCAGTATCTCACTCATGAATGCCCTTAACCGCTTGCGCATAACGCTTGGGCATTAA
- the kynU gene encoding kynureninase — MNYQNSLAFALEQDALDPLKNFRSRFLIPQHQGADAVYLCGNSLGLQPVSAGKYIADQLAIWQNLAVEGWFQGDDPWLDYHKQLLPSIARIVGAKESEVTVMNSLTVNLHLLMVSFYKPNHKRFKIIMEGGAFPSDQYAMESQVRFHGFDPQEAIVEIFPREGELTLRTEDILQTIYKHADELALVMFAGINYYTGQLFDMEAIAAAAHEAGAYAGFDLAHAAGNVPLKLHDWDADFACWCSYKYMNSGPGGISGVFVHEKHFNNPELDRFAGWWGYREDKRFLMAPGFDAAKGANGWQVSTSPILLLALFKASMVIFDDAGGIDILREKSVALTGYMGFLIDELNKEQGEEVFKVITPTDPQQRGCQLSVVCKRNARAIFQYLADNGVIGDWREPDVIRLSPVPLYNTFQDVYQAVQQMAAAIKH; from the coding sequence ATGAATTATCAGAATAGTTTGGCGTTTGCTTTGGAGCAGGACGCGCTTGATCCGTTAAAAAATTTCAGGAGTCGTTTTTTGATCCCGCAGCATCAGGGCGCCGACGCGGTTTATTTATGCGGCAATTCTTTGGGCCTGCAACCGGTTTCGGCAGGGAAATATATAGCCGACCAACTGGCTATCTGGCAGAACCTCGCTGTTGAGGGTTGGTTCCAGGGTGATGATCCCTGGCTTGATTATCATAAACAGCTTTTACCCTCGATAGCCAGGATTGTTGGCGCGAAGGAAAGTGAAGTTACGGTTATGAACTCACTTACAGTAAATCTTCATTTACTGATGGTAAGTTTCTATAAACCAAATCATAAACGATTTAAAATAATCATGGAAGGCGGGGCGTTCCCCTCAGATCAGTATGCGATGGAAAGCCAGGTTCGGTTTCATGGTTTTGATCCCCAAGAGGCTATTGTCGAGATATTTCCACGTGAAGGTGAGCTTACATTGCGTACCGAAGATATCCTCCAAACTATCTATAAACATGCCGATGAGCTGGCCTTGGTTATGTTCGCCGGTATCAATTATTATACTGGTCAGCTTTTTGATATGGAAGCAATTGCTGCAGCGGCGCACGAAGCTGGCGCATACGCTGGCTTTGATCTGGCGCATGCTGCTGGTAACGTTCCGTTGAAATTGCACGACTGGGACGCTGATTTTGCCTGCTGGTGCTCGTATAAGTATATGAACTCAGGTCCGGGTGGTATCAGTGGTGTTTTTGTGCACGAAAAGCATTTTAATAATCCCGAACTAGATCGCTTTGCCGGCTGGTGGGGCTATCGCGAAGACAAGCGTTTTTTAATGGCTCCTGGCTTTGATGCGGCCAAAGGCGCCAATGGCTGGCAGGTAAGTACCAGTCCGATATTGCTCCTGGCTTTATTTAAAGCCTCTATGGTTATCTTTGATGATGCGGGTGGTATCGATATCCTTCGAGAGAAAAGCGTGGCTTTAACGGGCTATATGGGGTTTTTGATCGATGAGTTGAATAAGGAGCAGGGAGAGGAGGTGTTTAAGGTCATTACGCCAACGGATCCGCAGCAGAGAGGTTGCCAGTTATCGGTAGTTTGCAAGCGGAATGCCAGAGCTATTTTCCAATACCTGGCAGATAACGGTGTAATAGGCGACTGGCGCGAACCCGATGTGATCAGACTAAGCCCTGTGCCGCTTTACAACACATTCCAGGATGTGTATCAGGCTGTGCAGCAAATGGCTGCGGCGATAAAGCATTGA
- a CDS encoding bestrophin family protein, whose product MVYYNPKEWFSFIFRINKADTLRELFPLMLAVGAYAGVVTYLLIDFWHLPDTNVLRKVNFIHQTIGFVFSLLLAFRINSAYDRWWEGRKIWGSLVNSSRNLAIKLKHLVGENDAAFFNYAIPLFARSLRDHLRDKYVPEESEFITIDPGKHVPNQVASAIIENVYRLNKSGVINPEQLFSITTEITSFTDICGGCERIKKTPIPFSYNVFIKKFIFTYIMTLPFTWAFDLKYFIIPVIAFVLFVFASIEILAEEIEDPFGYDANDLPLDSICDNIRKHVGEILA is encoded by the coding sequence ATGGTTTACTATAACCCCAAAGAGTGGTTTTCTTTTATTTTCAGGATCAATAAGGCTGATACTTTACGGGAGCTTTTTCCACTGATGCTGGCCGTGGGTGCCTATGCAGGCGTGGTTACTTATTTGCTGATAGATTTTTGGCATTTGCCTGATACTAATGTGCTGCGGAAGGTGAATTTTATTCATCAAACCATTGGCTTTGTGTTTTCGTTATTGCTGGCCTTTCGAATCAATTCGGCATATGACCGCTGGTGGGAAGGGCGCAAGATATGGGGTAGCCTGGTAAACAGCAGTCGCAATCTGGCCATTAAGCTGAAGCACCTGGTTGGTGAAAATGATGCGGCGTTTTTTAACTACGCCATACCACTTTTCGCGCGATCGCTTCGGGATCATTTAAGAGATAAATATGTACCGGAGGAATCTGAATTTATAACCATTGATCCGGGTAAGCATGTACCCAATCAAGTAGCCTCGGCTATTATCGAAAATGTGTACAGGCTCAATAAAAGTGGTGTAATTAACCCGGAGCAATTATTTAGTATAACTACAGAAATAACTTCATTTACAGATATTTGTGGTGGATGCGAGCGTATCAAAAAAACACCTATTCCTTTTTCTTATAATGTGTTTATCAAGAAATTTATTTTCACTTATATCATGACGCTGCCCTTTACCTGGGCCTTTGATTTGAAGTATTTTATTATCCCCGTGATTGCTTTTGTACTGTTTGTTTTTGCCAGTATTGAAATATTGGCCGAGGAGATTGAAGATCCATTTGGCTATGATGCCAACGACTTGCCTTTGGATAGTATCTGCGATAATATCAGGAAGCATGTGGGAGAGATATTGGCTTAG
- a CDS encoding histone deacetylase family protein — protein sequence MFKIAYDTIYAHPLPEGHRFPMLKYELIPAQLMHEGVISRDNLFSPDVLSEDIILQTHDESYWCQLRDLTLSEKEQRRIGFPLSARLVEREIRIAKGTIDGCRFAFDNRIAFNVAGGTHHAGSNWGEGFCLLNDQAIAANWLLNNGLSQSILIVDLDVHQGNGTAQIFENDSRVFTFSMHGANNFPYRKETSDLDIPLADGVEDDEFLDILYDVLPGLIQQQKPDFIFYLSGVDVLATDKLGKLALSKEACKARDKFVFEQCIANNLPVQVSMGGGYSPQIKDIVEAHCNTFKVAADLYF from the coding sequence ATGTTCAAAATAGCTTACGATACTATATACGCGCATCCACTACCCGAAGGTCATCGCTTCCCGATGCTCAAGTATGAGTTGATCCCGGCGCAATTGATGCATGAGGGGGTGATTAGCAGGGATAACCTGTTTTCGCCTGATGTGCTGTCTGAGGATATTATTCTGCAAACCCACGATGAAAGTTACTGGTGCCAACTACGTGATTTGACCTTGTCTGAAAAAGAGCAGCGTCGTATTGGTTTCCCTTTGTCGGCCCGGTTGGTGGAGCGCGAGATTAGGATAGCCAAGGGTACTATTGATGGCTGCAGGTTTGCTTTTGATAATCGAATCGCTTTTAATGTAGCCGGTGGCACACATCATGCAGGTAGTAACTGGGGTGAGGGTTTTTGTCTGTTGAATGATCAGGCTATTGCTGCTAACTGGTTATTAAATAATGGATTATCTCAATCTATCTTAATTGTTGATTTAGATGTGCATCAGGGTAATGGCACTGCCCAGATATTTGAAAACGACTCCCGGGTGTTTACTTTTTCGATGCACGGAGCCAATAATTTTCCTTATCGTAAGGAAACATCCGATCTGGATATCCCGCTGGCTGATGGGGTTGAGGATGATGAGTTTCTCGATATTCTGTACGATGTGCTGCCTGGTTTGATCCAACAACAAAAGCCCGATTTTATATTTTACCTGTCGGGCGTTGATGTCCTGGCCACCGACAAGCTGGGTAAACTGGCGCTGAGCAAAGAAGCCTGCAAAGCCCGCGACAAATTTGTATTTGAACAATGCATTGCCAATAATCTGCCCGTGCAGGTTAGTATGGGCGGTGGTTATTCTCCGCAGATTAAAGATATTGTAGAGGCGCATTGCAATACTTTTAAAGTGGCGGCTGACTTGTATTTTTGA
- a CDS encoding MATE family efflux transporter, which yields MKSTFLKYKPYYGESLKLAIPVVISQLGHTLVQMSDSIIVGHFAGTVSLAAVSLVNSLFMTPLVIGMGISYGLTPLIAQNNGRKNFKECGLLLSNSLFLNMISGILLFAAIYFGTMLLIGHLDQSPQVVAEAKPYLFLLSLSLIPLLVFATFKQFAEGLGFTKQAMLISIWGNLLNICLGVIFVKGLFGVHPMGIKGVGYSTLIDRCVMAIVMAIYVLRSPIFKEYLKSFAIRNIDRIRGIQIMKIGAPVALQYTFEVSAFGGAAILVGVIGLDQQAAHQVAISLAAMTYMMASGISAGAAIKSGNYFGAGHHQNLRMSAISNYHIVLAFMATTALIFTFGRHLLPWIITSDQAVINIAAQLLIIAAFFQLFDGAQVVGLGILRGMGDVNIPTIFTFLAYWVVGLPAGYLLGIKLNLGVNGVWYGLTLGLATASVLLFLRFNIISKKHRRDNTIPILAKD from the coding sequence ATGAAAAGCACTTTCCTGAAATACAAACCTTATTATGGCGAAAGCCTTAAACTAGCTATTCCCGTAGTGATATCACAGCTTGGGCATACGCTGGTTCAAATGTCCGATTCTATTATTGTGGGCCATTTTGCGGGTACCGTTTCCCTGGCTGCCGTGTCGTTGGTAAACAGCCTTTTCATGACCCCGCTGGTTATCGGCATGGGTATCTCCTATGGCTTAACACCACTCATAGCACAAAATAACGGCCGTAAAAATTTTAAAGAATGCGGATTGCTGCTTTCTAATAGTTTATTCTTAAACATGATTAGTGGTATACTATTATTTGCCGCAATCTATTTTGGAACGATGCTGCTCATCGGTCATTTAGATCAATCGCCGCAGGTGGTAGCCGAGGCCAAACCTTATTTATTTCTGCTCAGTTTATCGCTCATTCCGTTACTGGTATTTGCCACCTTTAAGCAATTTGCCGAGGGTCTGGGTTTTACCAAGCAGGCTATGCTTATATCTATATGGGGTAATTTGCTCAATATATGCCTTGGGGTGATTTTTGTGAAAGGTCTGTTCGGTGTTCACCCTATGGGCATTAAAGGTGTTGGTTACAGTACCCTGATAGATCGTTGCGTGATGGCGATAGTGATGGCCATTTATGTTTTAAGATCGCCTATATTTAAGGAGTACCTGAAAAGCTTTGCTATCAGAAATATCGACCGCATCCGGGGTATACAGATCATGAAGATTGGCGCCCCGGTGGCTTTGCAGTATACCTTTGAGGTAAGCGCCTTTGGTGGAGCTGCTATTTTGGTAGGCGTTATCGGCCTCGATCAGCAGGCAGCGCACCAGGTTGCTATCAGTTTAGCCGCCATGACTTATATGATGGCCAGCGGTATATCTGCGGGAGCCGCCATTAAATCAGGCAATTATTTTGGCGCAGGTCACCATCAAAACCTCCGGATGTCGGCCATATCCAATTATCATATTGTGCTGGCCTTTATGGCTACCACCGCACTGATATTTACCTTCGGCAGGCATCTGCTACCATGGATAATAACTTCCGATCAGGCCGTTATTAATATTGCAGCACAGTTACTTATCATAGCTGCATTCTTTCAGTTATTTGATGGCGCGCAGGTAGTTGGCCTGGGCATACTCCGCGGCATGGGCGATGTAAACATCCCTACCATTTTTACGTTTTTGGCGTATTGGGTAGTAGGTTTACCGGCAGGTTATCTATTGGGCATTAAGCTTAATCTGGGAGTTAACGGAGTTTGGTATGGTTTAACTTTAGGCCTGGCAACGGCTTCGGTATTGCTGTTCCTTCGCTTTAATATCATTAGCAAAAAACATCGTCGCGATAATACTATTCCGATATTGGCGAAGGATTAA
- a CDS encoding RNA-binding domain-containing protein, translating to MNHIKKLIFEGEGVTLDFKKTITSCEKIARTMVAFANNKGGKLLIGVADDGTIKGVKSEDEERYMITKAAHFFARPALEPIFDEVYVDDKLVLVVDTPASDLKPHYALAEDGKWWAYVRVKDKSVLASKIVLEVLKRSSSDEGVLIEYSENEKSLLQYLELHTRITIKECAELLKIGRRRAQRILVDLILSGLIRINTTEKEEFYTVS from the coding sequence ATGAACCATATCAAAAAATTGATATTTGAGGGCGAAGGTGTAACACTCGACTTTAAAAAAACTATTACCAGCTGCGAAAAAATTGCCCGTACCATGGTAGCCTTTGCCAACAACAAAGGCGGCAAACTATTAATAGGCGTTGCCGATGATGGTACTATTAAAGGTGTAAAATCTGAAGACGAAGAACGTTATATGATCACCAAAGCAGCGCACTTTTTTGCGCGCCCTGCTTTGGAACCCATATTTGATGAGGTTTATGTAGACGACAAGCTGGTATTGGTTGTTGATACCCCTGCCAGTGACCTGAAACCACACTATGCCCTGGCCGAAGACGGCAAATGGTGGGCATACGTAAGGGTAAAGGATAAAAGCGTGCTGGCCAGTAAAATTGTGCTCGAAGTACTTAAACGATCGTCAAGTGATGAGGGTGTATTGATTGAATATTCCGAAAATGAAAAGTCGCTGCTGCAATATTTGGAGTTACACACCCGCATCACCATTAAGGAGTGTGCCGAGTTATTAAAGATTGGCCGACGACGGGCACAGCGTATCTTGGTTGACCTGATATTATCGGGCCTTATTCGCATCAATACCACCGAAAAAGAAGAATTTTATACCGTAAGCTGA
- a CDS encoding GNAT family N-acetyltransferase, with translation MATYMNDEVFIKKGFLISTDKSLLNIDLIYNYLNDDSYWAQGIQRETLEKGIVNSMCFGVYQQDIQAGFARVVTDNATFAYLCDVFILPDFRQKGLSKWLVQTIVKHPDLQGLRRWSLATADAHGLYNQFGFTEISRPERWMEIFTPYIKPQ, from the coding sequence ATGGCTACTTATATGAACGACGAGGTCTTTATTAAAAAAGGCTTCCTGATATCAACCGATAAAAGCTTATTAAACATTGATCTGATATATAATTACCTGAACGACGACTCATACTGGGCACAGGGCATTCAGCGCGAAACGCTGGAAAAAGGCATTGTCAACTCTATGTGCTTTGGTGTGTACCAGCAAGACATTCAAGCTGGTTTTGCACGCGTTGTTACTGATAATGCTACTTTTGCTTACCTGTGCGATGTATTTATTTTGCCCGATTTCCGTCAAAAAGGCCTGTCCAAATGGCTGGTGCAAACTATTGTTAAACACCCCGATCTGCAGGGATTAAGAAGATGGTCATTAGCCACCGCCGACGCTCATGGCTTGTACAATCAGTTTGGATTTACAGAAATAAGCCGTCCGGAAAGATGGATGGAAATATTTACTCCCTATATTAAACCTCAGTAA